A single region of the Xyrauchen texanus isolate HMW12.3.18 unplaced genomic scaffold, RBS_HiC_50CHRs HiC_scaffold_51, whole genome shotgun sequence genome encodes:
- the LOC127642208 gene encoding C-type mannose receptor 2-like, translated as MERIIFITFLLTAVFSFSACFANQYHFMNINLTWTEAQRYCRVNYTDLVTINSKTDINEMMKTVKDESVQHVWIGLHKTQNKTWKWSLGNPAFYTGSDSHYQNWESNNIHVVGDCVCMDGQNGKWDNKKCAEYKNFICYNDKFVLIQQNLTWNEALKYCRDNHVDLVSVESQQIQNSVMNVVKNALTAVVWLGLRQACALGIWFWVNGEIVCYQDWAAGNGTGVEDCSDTAGAVLSGDNQTWISLPQTLKLNFICTNYEEHESNAVATTQDSEATASQNIFYNRPVMSKLQLPTTVVSI; from the exons ATGGAGAGAATTATATTCATCACTTTTCTTCTgacag CTGTCTTCAGTTTCTCTGCATGTTTTGCAAATCAGTATcattttatgaatattaatttgactTGGACTGAAGCTCAGAGATACTGCAGAGTGAATTACACAGATCTGGTCACCATCAACAGCAAGACTGACATTAACGAAATGATGAAGACTGTGAAAGATGAAAGTGTTCAGCATGTCTGGATCGGACTGCACAAGACACAGAATAAAACATGGAAGTGGTCTCTGGGTAACCCTGCATTCTACACAGGAAGTGATTCACATTATCAGAACTGGGAAAGCaataacatacatgttgttggtGACTGTGTTTGTATGGATGGCCAGAATGGCAAATGGGATAATAAAAAATGTGCAGAATATAAAAACTTTATTTGCTATAACG ATAAGTTTGTTCTTATCCAGCAGAATCTGACCTGGAATGAAGCTCTGAAATACTGCAGAGACAATCATGTGGATCTGGTGTCAGTTGAGTCTCAGCAGATTCAGAACTCGGTGATGAATGTGGTTAAAAATGCCTTGACTGCAGTGGTGTGGCTGGGTCTACGTCAGGCCTGTGCTCTGGGCATCTGGTTCTGGGTGAATGGAGAGATTGTGTGCTACCAGGACTGGGCTGCAGGTAATGGGACAGGAGTGGAAGACTGCAGTGACACAGCTggagcagttctgtctggagataATCAGACCTGGATCAGCCTTCCTCAAACTCTCAAACTCAACTTCATCTGCACCAactatgaag AACACGAAAGCAATGCCGTAGCAACCACTCAGGACTCTGAAGCGACTGCATCCCAGAATATTTTTTACAACCGTCCAGTAATGTCCAAACTACAACTCCCTACAACTGTTGTGTCCATCTAA